A genomic segment from Psychrobacter arcticus 273-4 encodes:
- a CDS encoding folate-binding protein YgfZ: protein MTQSINAVTLAQFSQLSIQGEDAEKFLQGQLTCNVTKLGLSYQAAAIGNLKGRIEFGIWIKKQAEKHYDVVISTDCAEALQGHLKKFGAFSKFDTSTPMPIYPCVIDNVPTFSHQDDYNTSENIQAWMQSSIATGNYWIVAATQGEFQPQELRLHQRGGMDYDKGCYLGQEVIARIYFKSAPKAFLHYVKGTSVKGSGTTPAAGEKLDKVQVVNAITTSEGFEALVVARPEQLAESGLTILDLPLALQADVARPK from the coding sequence ATGACTCAATCTATCAATGCAGTGACATTGGCGCAGTTTTCCCAATTATCTATCCAAGGCGAGGATGCCGAAAAATTCTTACAAGGACAGTTAACTTGTAATGTCACTAAGCTCGGTCTTAGCTATCAAGCCGCGGCTATTGGCAATTTAAAAGGTCGCATAGAATTCGGTATTTGGATTAAAAAACAGGCTGAAAAGCATTATGACGTGGTTATTAGTACTGATTGCGCAGAGGCTTTGCAAGGACATTTAAAAAAATTCGGTGCATTTTCAAAGTTTGATACCAGTACGCCAATGCCGATTTATCCTTGTGTTATTGATAATGTGCCGACTTTTAGCCATCAGGACGACTACAATACATCTGAGAATATCCAAGCTTGGATGCAGTCTAGTATCGCAACCGGTAATTATTGGATAGTAGCGGCAACGCAAGGCGAGTTCCAACCACAAGAGTTGCGTCTGCATCAGCGCGGCGGCATGGACTACGATAAAGGCTGTTATTTGGGTCAAGAAGTCATCGCCCGTATTTACTTTAAATCAGCGCCGAAAGCGTTTTTGCACTATGTAAAAGGAACAAGTGTAAAAGGCTCAGGTACAACCCCTGCCGCTGGTGAAAAACTGGATAAAGTACAAGTCGTCAATGCGATTACTACTAGTGAAGGCTTTGAGGCATTGGTCGTCGCCCGTCCAGAGCAGTTGGCTGAAAGTGGTCTGACCATATTGGATTTACCACTGGCCTTACAAGCGGATGTTGCTCGTCCCAAGTAA
- a CDS encoding zinc ribbon domain-containing protein YjdM codes for MSLPNCPKCDAEYTYEDGALLICPMCAHEWTAAETDVAQAENQDAIIRDAVGNELQDGDTVTVIKDLKVKGSSTIIKVGTKAKSIRLLPDATDGHDIDCKLDGYGPMKLKSSVVKKA; via the coding sequence ATGAGCTTACCAAATTGTCCGAAATGTGATGCTGAATATACGTATGAAGATGGCGCGTTACTAATATGCCCGATGTGCGCTCATGAATGGACAGCAGCAGAAACCGATGTAGCACAAGCTGAAAACCAAGATGCGATCATTCGCGATGCCGTTGGCAATGAGTTGCAAGACGGTGATACTGTCACCGTAATTAAAGATTTGAAAGTTAAAGGCTCATCAACCATCATCAAAGTAGGGACTAAAGCAAAAAGTATTCGCCTATTGCCGGACGCTACCGATGGTCATGATATCGATTGTAAGCTTGATGGCTATGGTCCGATGAAACTTAAATCATCTGTTGTTAAAAAAGCTTAA
- the hemL gene encoding glutamate-1-semialdehyde 2,1-aminomutase: MSTKNEQLFAQACKHIPGGVNSPVRAFAGVGGTPIFMHRANGSKIYDTEDNAYIDYVGSWGPMILGHAHPKVIDAVKKAADDGLSFGTPTPFETTVADKICEIVPSVEMIRMTSSGTEATMSAIRLARGYTQRDKIVKFEGCYHGHSDSLLVKAGSGMLDIGEPTSKGVPADFAKHTITIPYNDSQAIKDCFEKWGEEIACVILEPIAGNMNMVIPSQEFHDTLREQCTANNSVLIFDEVMTGFRVGLGGAQAHFGIDPDLTCFGKIIGAGLPVGAFGGKKEVMSCIAPLGGVYQAGTLSGNPLAMRAGIAMFEDLTAEGFYDELAVKVDRLVDGFQAAADKHGINLRTNKLGGMFGMFFVTDGDTAVPQNFDEVTECDMEVFNTFFHGMLDRGIYLAPSAYEAGFMSIKHSDEDIDTSIKAADEIFAEMAKA, translated from the coding sequence ATGAGTACCAAAAACGAACAACTATTCGCCCAAGCCTGCAAGCATATCCCCGGTGGCGTCAACTCGCCTGTCCGTGCCTTTGCAGGGGTCGGTGGTACGCCAATCTTTATGCACCGTGCTAATGGTAGCAAAATCTATGATACCGAAGACAATGCTTATATCGATTATGTAGGCTCTTGGGGTCCAATGATTTTGGGTCATGCCCATCCAAAAGTCATTGATGCGGTCAAAAAAGCCGCTGATGATGGTCTGAGCTTTGGTACGCCAACGCCATTTGAAACCACTGTTGCCGATAAAATTTGCGAAATCGTCCCAAGTGTTGAGATGATTCGTATGACCAGCTCGGGTACGGAAGCGACGATGAGTGCGATTCGTTTGGCACGTGGTTATACTCAGCGTGACAAAATCGTCAAGTTTGAAGGCTGCTACCATGGCCATTCAGACAGTCTGTTAGTAAAAGCGGGCTCAGGCATGCTTGATATTGGTGAGCCAACCTCAAAAGGCGTGCCAGCAGATTTTGCTAAGCATACCATTACGATTCCTTATAATGACTCGCAAGCGATTAAAGACTGCTTTGAGAAATGGGGTGAGGAAATCGCCTGCGTAATTTTGGAGCCGATCGCTGGCAACATGAATATGGTCATTCCAAGCCAAGAATTTCATGATACCTTGCGCGAGCAGTGTACTGCCAATAACTCGGTATTGATTTTTGATGAAGTCATGACGGGCTTTCGTGTTGGACTGGGCGGTGCGCAAGCGCATTTCGGTATCGACCCTGACTTGACTTGCTTTGGTAAAATCATCGGTGCGGGCTTGCCAGTTGGCGCTTTTGGTGGCAAAAAAGAGGTCATGTCTTGTATCGCCCCTCTTGGCGGCGTCTACCAAGCGGGTACGTTATCCGGTAATCCGCTAGCAATGCGTGCTGGTATCGCCATGTTTGAAGACTTAACCGCAGAGGGTTTTTATGATGAGCTAGCCGTAAAGGTTGATCGTTTGGTTGATGGCTTTCAAGCGGCTGCTGACAAACATGGTATCAATCTACGTACCAATAAGCTTGGTGGTATGTTTGGTATGTTCTTCGTGACAGACGGTGATACAGCAGTACCACAAAATTTCGATGAAGTGACCGAGTGCGATATGGAAGTGTTTAATACTTTCTTCCACGGTATGCTTGATCGGGGTATCTATCTGGCACCCTCTGCATATGAAGCAGGTTTTATGTCTATTAAGCATAGCGATGAAGATATTGATACCTCTATCAAAGCGGCTGACGAGATATTTGCAGAAATGGCAAAAGCGTAA
- the ppx gene encoding exopolyphosphatase yields the protein MPKDNLKNPPLAEDELMAAIDIGSNSFHLAIARLDHGEVRKVVSMSEKVQLAAGLDEHNILGGAAEQRGLDCLSRFVARLDSVPPERIRIVATNALRQAKNANDFISRANKILPKPIEIIAGREEARLIYLGVSHTNASSDKRLVIDIGGGSTEFIIGQEFDPLLTESLQMGCVAFTQKYFADGQITKEAFNNAISAARKEVLAINGRYQKMGWSSTIGSSGTIKAVRNVLVSKGWADEQERITYKGVKKLEKLLLKIGNVDDMDLEGVKEHRKAVFPAGVAVLQAVMKVLAVDTITYSDGALREGVMYDMLGRFASEDVRDRSVLALIKRYSGDKNQAKQVVKTSRHLFEQVQTKLGLSTEDGDLLRRAAFLHEIGLAIAHSSYHKHSAYLMEHSDIPGFSQVDQKRMAQLMLNHRRKLKADMLEQTCVIGGDQLVYLCLLLRLAVLAHHSRSDYELPTLALKVDDGNHWQIMVGDSSEYYAFLFSDLQTEIEQFAKWGIKLSVIEV from the coding sequence ATGCCCAAAGACAACCTAAAAAACCCACCACTCGCAGAAGATGAACTGATGGCAGCCATTGATATTGGTTCCAACAGTTTTCATTTAGCCATTGCTCGCCTTGATCATGGTGAGGTGCGAAAAGTGGTGTCTATGTCTGAAAAAGTGCAGTTAGCCGCAGGACTGGATGAACATAATATTTTAGGCGGAGCAGCGGAGCAGCGTGGTTTAGATTGTCTTAGCCGCTTTGTAGCGCGTCTAGATTCGGTGCCTCCTGAGCGTATTCGTATTGTTGCGACCAACGCCTTACGCCAAGCCAAAAACGCCAATGATTTTATCAGCCGTGCCAATAAAATCTTACCCAAGCCCATCGAGATTATTGCGGGACGAGAAGAAGCGCGTTTGATTTATCTAGGCGTCTCGCATACCAATGCCAGTAGTGACAAGCGTTTGGTTATTGATATCGGTGGCGGCTCAACAGAGTTTATTATTGGTCAAGAGTTTGATCCGCTGTTGACCGAGAGCTTACAGATGGGCTGTGTTGCCTTTACGCAAAAATATTTTGCTGATGGACAAATTACCAAGGAAGCTTTTAATAACGCCATATCGGCTGCGCGTAAAGAAGTGCTGGCGATTAATGGTCGCTACCAAAAAATGGGCTGGAGCAGCACCATTGGATCGAGTGGTACGATTAAAGCGGTACGTAATGTTTTGGTCTCTAAAGGCTGGGCAGATGAGCAAGAACGTATCACTTATAAAGGGGTCAAAAAGTTAGAGAAATTGCTGCTTAAAATTGGCAACGTCGATGACATGGATTTAGAAGGCGTCAAAGAGCACCGTAAAGCGGTATTCCCAGCAGGCGTTGCGGTATTACAAGCAGTCATGAAAGTACTGGCCGTTGATACTATTACTTATTCGGATGGCGCGCTACGCGAAGGTGTCATGTATGACATGCTCGGACGCTTTGCCAGTGAAGACGTACGTGACCGCAGTGTATTGGCACTGATTAAGCGCTATTCAGGCGATAAAAATCAGGCTAAGCAAGTAGTCAAAACCAGTCGTCACCTTTTTGAACAAGTACAAACAAAACTTGGACTCAGTACGGAAGATGGCGATTTACTCAGGCGAGCAGCATTCTTACATGAGATAGGGCTGGCAATAGCTCATAGTAGCTATCATAAACACAGTGCGTACTTGATGGAACATTCTGACATTCCAGGGTTTTCACAAGTAGACCAAAAGCGTATGGCACAGCTGATGTTGAATCATCGCCGTAAACTAAAAGCAGATATGTTAGAGCAGACGTGCGTAATTGGCGGCGATCAGCTAGTTTATCTCTGCCTGCTACTTCGTTTAGCAGTACTGGCACATCACAGTCGTAGTGATTATGAGTTGCCGACATTAGCATTAAAAGTAGACGATGGCAATCATTGGCAAATCATGGTTGGTGATAGCAGCGAGTACTATGCTTTCTTATTTTCTGACTTGCAGACTGAAATAGAACAATTTGCCAAATGGGGCATCAAGCTAAGCGTCATTGAGGTTTAA
- a CDS encoding acetyl-CoA carboxylase carboxyltransferase subunit alpha, whose protein sequence is MSTVWDSVQLARHAKRPLFMDYVNQLFTEFDELHGDRAYADDKAILGGLARLNGMPVMVVGQHRGRSTRERIEHNFGMANPEGYRKIIRLVKMAERFNIPVMTFVDTQGAYPGIGAEERGQAQAIAESIAVFSSLKVPIIVTIIGEGGSGGALAIGVGDKVNMLQNSIYSVISPEGCASILWKTAEKAQDASEALKLNAINLYHMGLIDAVIDEGEGAHIQPQPVMTALKALLVEQLDELKDLDTHTRCEQRYEKFKSFNSEVMLPC, encoded by the coding sequence ATGAGTACCGTCTGGGATAGCGTTCAGCTTGCACGGCATGCCAAACGTCCATTGTTTATGGACTATGTGAATCAGCTGTTTACCGAATTTGATGAATTGCATGGCGACCGTGCTTATGCTGATGACAAAGCAATCCTTGGTGGACTCGCACGCCTAAACGGTATGCCGGTGATGGTCGTTGGTCAACACCGTGGTCGCAGCACACGCGAGCGTATTGAGCATAACTTCGGTATGGCAAATCCTGAGGGCTATCGAAAAATTATTCGTTTGGTCAAAATGGCTGAGCGCTTTAATATTCCGGTCATGACCTTTGTCGACACCCAAGGTGCCTATCCGGGTATTGGCGCTGAAGAGCGTGGGCAGGCGCAAGCCATTGCCGAAAGCATCGCTGTGTTTTCAAGCCTCAAAGTACCTATTATCGTCACCATTATTGGTGAAGGTGGCTCAGGTGGGGCATTGGCGATTGGTGTTGGTGATAAAGTAAATATGCTGCAAAATAGCATTTATTCGGTCATCTCTCCTGAAGGCTGTGCTTCCATACTATGGAAAACTGCTGAAAAAGCGCAAGATGCCAGTGAAGCCTTAAAATTAAATGCTATCAATCTGTATCACATGGGCTTGATTGATGCAGTTATTGACGAAGGTGAGGGTGCTCATATTCAGCCACAGCCAGTGATGACGGCATTAAAAGCCCTGTTGGTTGAGCAATTGGATGAGCTAAAAGATTTGGATACTCATACGCGTTGTGAGCAGCGTTATGAGAAGTTCAAATCTTTTAACTCAGAAGTCATGTTGCCTTGCTAG
- the tilS gene encoding tRNA lysidine(34) synthetase TilS has translation MSSSAILPYPIDPIAQLPIDSQLAQALLSSLADYGEQLHGRRIWLACSGGRDSLALAALCVQLYQQSRLPFLPQLLHVNHGLQADSDIWAQHVAEWAKRQKIPCTILQAQVNGHDEQAARQARYDVMRTQLNQDDVLLLAHHADDQAETVLMRLVQGAGLNGLTGMQPWRVQTQGVHRIVLWRPWLTIQRASISTYAQRLKLSYIDDPTNDGGDNVRSGLRRDIMPVLAKYNPNVIDNIARSAQLLSDAQLIVSAQASQDMQQTAIASLQLSSAQRVLDINEVKQLPLYRQRQLLHYWLAQDEPLPPAKQLVDDVWRLSQRHDHDHQTALFWQGRKQSYTIRRYREQLYRLSNDWLAWLKLPLSEQTLSLSEPLLLANNLPEHQPIPIILRSDQNVTWQVQTIPSELLPLLDDIALEATLKPMLKTTLKTTPLHRSTRIQTALATRPQSGKKLYQTLGIPSWLRESLVMVSIVNSNLDNASSIELPLLLLSPFETWVLGSETLSTDSSIENKPSIASQLIPNKAV, from the coding sequence ATGAGCAGCAGTGCAATCCTACCATATCCAATTGACCCAATAGCTCAGCTGCCGATTGATAGTCAGCTAGCACAAGCATTATTGAGCAGTCTCGCTGACTATGGCGAGCAATTGCATGGTCGCCGAATTTGGCTGGCGTGTAGTGGTGGGCGTGATTCATTGGCACTGGCAGCGCTGTGTGTACAGCTATACCAGCAAAGTAGGCTGCCATTTTTACCGCAGCTATTGCATGTCAATCATGGTTTGCAAGCGGATAGTGATATTTGGGCACAGCATGTCGCTGAGTGGGCAAAGCGTCAGAAAATACCTTGCACTATCTTGCAGGCGCAAGTAAATGGCCATGATGAGCAAGCAGCACGGCAAGCGCGTTATGACGTGATGCGCACGCAACTAAATCAAGATGATGTATTACTATTAGCTCATCATGCTGATGACCAAGCAGAAACAGTATTGATGCGGCTGGTTCAAGGGGCTGGGTTGAATGGTCTGACGGGTATGCAGCCGTGGCGTGTACAAACGCAGGGCGTCCATCGCATTGTATTATGGCGTCCTTGGCTTACCATACAGCGTGCCAGTATTAGCACCTATGCTCAGCGTTTAAAGTTATCTTATATCGATGATCCAACCAATGACGGCGGTGATAATGTCCGTAGTGGACTGCGCCGTGACATCATGCCAGTATTGGCGAAATATAATCCCAACGTTATTGATAATATTGCTCGGAGTGCACAGTTATTAAGCGATGCACAATTAATCGTCAGTGCGCAAGCATCACAAGATATGCAGCAGACGGCTATTGCCTCGCTACAATTGTCATCTGCCCAACGAGTGCTAGATATCAATGAGGTAAAGCAATTACCACTTTATCGCCAGCGACAACTATTACATTATTGGTTAGCTCAAGATGAGCCATTACCGCCTGCTAAGCAGCTTGTTGATGATGTATGGCGCTTAAGCCAGCGTCATGACCATGATCATCAAACGGCGCTTTTTTGGCAAGGTCGCAAACAGTCCTATACCATTCGCCGCTACCGTGAGCAGCTTTATCGGCTTAGTAATGACTGGCTAGCATGGCTTAAACTACCGTTATCTGAGCAAACGCTATCGTTATCTGAGCCTCTTTTACTGGCTAATAATTTACCTGAGCATCAGCCTATACCAATCATTTTGCGTAGTGATCAAAATGTTACTTGGCAAGTGCAGACGATACCAAGTGAGCTATTGCCCCTATTAGACGATATAGCATTAGAGGCAACATTAAAGCCAATGCTAAAAACAACACTAAAAACAACACCATTACATCGCAGCACGCGTATCCAAACCGCACTAGCGACACGACCGCAATCGGGAAAAAAACTCTACCAAACATTGGGTATCCCATCATGGTTACGTGAAAGCTTGGTAATGGTAAGTATTGTTAATAGCAATTTGGACAATGCATCTTCAATAGAGTTACCTCTCTTATTGTTGTCACCTTTTGAGACTTGGGTGTTAGGCTCTGAGACGCTTAGTACTGATAGTAGTATTGAAAATAAGCCCTCTATCGCAAGCCAATTAATACCAAACAAAGCAGTTTAA
- the proC gene encoding pyrroline-5-carboxylate reductase, which produces MSVLDNKKISFIGGGNMAQALISGMVSCGIKPNLITVSDPSSEAREQLAAKGLNTVDPMTDAKAAVIDADIVVLAVKPQVMKAVVSAFADVLDKQLVISVAAGLSTDVLSSMLGGYRNIVRAMPNTPAMIQMGATGLYGTDDISAEQKQLATAVMEASGLVMWVEDEAHMHAVTAVSGSAPAYMFYIIEAMVDGAVALGLDKEQASALAMQTMLGAAKMAMGSEDAPAELRRKVTSPNGTTQAAIESMQANDIGRQISEAMQACYDRSQALSEEMSK; this is translated from the coding sequence ATGTCAGTATTGGATAATAAGAAAATCAGCTTTATCGGTGGCGGAAATATGGCGCAGGCTTTAATTAGCGGCATGGTGAGCTGTGGTATCAAGCCCAATCTCATTACTGTCTCTGATCCAAGTAGCGAGGCACGTGAGCAATTAGCTGCTAAAGGATTGAATACTGTTGACCCAATGACGGATGCCAAAGCAGCGGTTATTGATGCTGATATTGTGGTGCTGGCAGTCAAGCCGCAAGTGATGAAAGCGGTGGTCAGTGCCTTCGCTGATGTCTTGGATAAGCAGTTGGTGATTTCGGTAGCTGCAGGCTTATCGACCGATGTTTTATCTAGCATGCTTGGCGGCTATCGTAATATTGTGCGTGCGATGCCAAATACGCCTGCGATGATTCAGATGGGTGCCACTGGTCTTTATGGTACTGATGACATCTCTGCTGAGCAAAAACAATTGGCAACTGCGGTTATGGAAGCATCAGGGCTTGTGATGTGGGTCGAGGACGAAGCGCACATGCATGCAGTTACCGCAGTATCAGGTTCAGCGCCCGCTTATATGTTTTACATTATTGAAGCTATGGTTGATGGGGCAGTAGCTCTAGGATTGGATAAAGAGCAAGCGTCAGCACTGGCAATGCAAACCATGCTAGGTGCGGCAAAAATGGCAATGGGCAGCGAAGATGCGCCCGCTGAGCTACGTCGTAAAGTGACTTCACCAAATGGTACTACCCAAGCCGCGATTGAATCAATGCAAGCCAATGATATTGGTCGTCAAATTAGTGAAGCCATGCAAGCATGCTATGACCGCAGCCAAGCCCTAAGCGAAGAGATGAGTAAATAG
- a CDS encoding YggT family protein: MNNMLLQIFDLVTTFAMMLVFIRFMLQFAGMDASNPMIAPAYKATHIVDVFGRIFPTVAQGRISIAAIVLMFLIRLIDIAGKAALTHKGIAPVPLFFTGTISLVLDFLRMCRYLVIGSIIVSWIVVFTRSEHPIIGIIINLAEPILAPFRRITPNLGMIDLSPMIAFFAFYLLEIFIGGLASSFMPMLG; this comes from the coding sequence ATGAACAACATGTTATTGCAAATTTTTGACTTGGTCACCACCTTCGCCATGATGTTGGTGTTTATTCGTTTTATGCTGCAGTTTGCCGGTATGGATGCTAGCAATCCTATGATTGCGCCTGCTTATAAAGCGACCCATATCGTCGATGTTTTCGGTCGTATTTTCCCAACCGTCGCACAAGGTCGTATCAGCATTGCTGCCATCGTGCTGATGTTTTTAATTCGCCTGATTGATATTGCTGGCAAAGCCGCTTTGACACATAAAGGTATAGCGCCAGTACCGTTATTTTTTACCGGTACCATCAGCTTAGTTTTAGATTTTTTGCGCATGTGTCGCTACTTGGTAATCGGCTCTATCATCGTGAGCTGGATTGTGGTGTTTACCAGATCTGAGCATCCTATTATTGGTATCATTATCAATTTAGCTGAGCCAATTTTAGCGCCATTTCGTCGTATTACGCCAAACTTAGGGATGATTGATTTATCACCAATGATTGCCTTTTTTGCCTTTTATCTACTTGAGATTTTTATCGGTGGTTTGGCCTCGAGCTTTATGCCGATGTTAGGATAA
- a CDS encoding hydroxymethylpyrimidine/phosphomethylpyrimidine kinase, protein MRPVVLCFSGLDPSGGAGLQADIEAIGQAGAHAAIACTAITVQSSQQVIGFEACAADLVRDQAVAVLDDLPVNVIKSGMLGTTDNIAMLTQLFADETIPEGTLFVLDPVLVANSGDSLGDEQTLVTAFRRLLPYATLITPNTHELRALSAEQDLHIGAQKLCAQGTYAVLVKTSHDFDSGDIEQYLYIEGEMVYKSTLPRLDGEFHGSGCSLASFIAGRLAMGDALIDAVKAADSWITKTLRAADVPHPEDSKAQLIPNRFVRF, encoded by the coding sequence ATGCGACCAGTCGTATTGTGCTTTTCAGGCTTAGATCCCTCCGGTGGGGCAGGATTGCAAGCGGATATTGAAGCCATCGGGCAAGCAGGCGCTCATGCTGCTATCGCCTGTACCGCGATTACCGTACAAAGCTCACAGCAGGTCATTGGCTTTGAAGCATGTGCAGCAGATTTAGTAAGAGATCAAGCGGTAGCAGTGCTCGATGATTTGCCTGTTAACGTTATCAAGTCAGGCATGCTCGGCACTACCGACAATATTGCTATGCTAACCCAGTTATTTGCTGATGAGACTATCCCTGAGGGGACACTTTTTGTTTTAGATCCGGTATTGGTTGCCAATAGCGGTGACAGTTTGGGTGATGAGCAGACGCTGGTCACCGCATTTAGACGGTTGCTACCCTATGCCACCTTAATTACCCCTAATACCCATGAGCTACGCGCCTTGAGTGCTGAACAAGACTTACATATAGGGGCGCAAAAATTATGCGCACAAGGAACCTATGCCGTGTTGGTCAAAACTTCACATGATTTTGATAGCGGTGATATTGAGCAGTATTTATACATAGAAGGTGAAATGGTATATAAAAGTACCTTGCCGCGCCTAGATGGTGAGTTTCATGGCTCTGGCTGCTCGCTAGCCAGTTTTATCGCGGGACGCTTGGCAATGGGTGATGCGCTTATCGATGCGGTTAAGGCAGCGGATAGCTGGATTACCAAAACCTTGCGTGCTGCTGACGTGCCTCACCCTGAGGATTCTAAAGCGCAATTGATACCCAATCGCTTTGTCCGCTTTTAA
- a CDS encoding RDD family protein: MSKSLSKRPSKSAAKAQSSNSVSKMSAHQNSEIEEPTIAKPMARVVAILYDGMLILALLFLVGTVLTVIGTLLTMETGSQSSQAQSLPTWYQNFIMTPSFILTLVGFYGLFWRRGGQTLGMQTWRLKTVNNNGYLLTWGQSFKRIFAASLMPLLFGIIGSLIGGSRAILLTSAFLGLIFNYAFCLFNRRGLAVQDMISNTITLKMPKVEHEGLWRGFRNRKKSR, translated from the coding sequence ATGTCAAAGAGTTTATCTAAACGCCCGTCTAAATCTGCTGCTAAAGCACAGTCATCAAACTCAGTATCCAAAATGTCAGCGCATCAAAACTCTGAGATCGAAGAGCCAACGATTGCTAAACCAATGGCTCGTGTCGTAGCAATTCTCTATGATGGCATGTTGATTTTAGCATTGTTGTTCTTGGTAGGAACTGTGCTAACGGTGATTGGGACGCTACTTACGATGGAAACGGGTTCGCAATCTTCACAAGCCCAGTCGTTGCCAACATGGTATCAGAACTTTATCATGACACCATCATTTATACTGACGCTAGTAGGGTTCTACGGGCTGTTTTGGCGTCGTGGTGGGCAAACCCTAGGGATGCAGACTTGGCGCCTTAAAACCGTCAATAACAACGGTTATTTGCTCACATGGGGACAATCCTTTAAACGTATTTTTGCAGCGTCTTTGATGCCATTACTATTTGGCATTATTGGCAGCTTAATCGGCGGCTCACGCGCTATATTACTAACCAGCGCATTTTTGGGACTGATATTTAACTATGCATTCTGCTTATTTAATCGTCGCGGCTTAGCAGTGCAAGATATGATATCGAATACCATTACTTTGAAAATGCCAAAAGTCGAACATGAAGGCTTGTGGCGTGGCTTTAGAAATCGTAAAAAGAGTCGCTAA
- the panD gene encoding aspartate 1-decarboxylase translates to MLLNMLKCKLHRARVTHAELHYEGSCGIDGDLLDLAGLRENESIDIYNVTNGKRFRTYAIRAEAGSGIISLNGAAAHMADLGDIVIICAYAHFDEVEASTYQPRLVYCNEDNTVKDTANIIPVQVA, encoded by the coding sequence ATGCTACTTAATATGCTCAAGTGCAAATTACATCGCGCCCGTGTTACTCATGCTGAGCTACACTACGAAGGCTCATGCGGTATTGATGGTGATTTATTAGATCTTGCCGGTCTGCGTGAAAACGAATCTATCGACATCTATAATGTCACCAATGGCAAACGCTTTCGCACCTACGCTATCCGCGCTGAAGCTGGCTCTGGTATTATCTCACTAAACGGTGCAGCGGCTCATATGGCTGATTTAGGTGATATCGTTATCATCTGTGCTTACGCGCATTTTGACGAAGTCGAAGCTTCAACATATCAGCCAAGACTGGTCTATTGCAACGAAGACAATACGGTTAAAGACACAGCGAATATTATCCCTGTGCAAGTAGCTTAA
- the pth gene encoding aminoacyl-tRNA hydrolase has translation MAIKLIVGLGNPGQEYMFTRHNAGFWFVHHLAQQFNIALAPDKKFHGVTGRGQIHGSDVRLLMPLTFMNKSGQSVVPMVKFYGIDNDELLIAHDELDIPAGSIKLKTDGGHGGHNGLRDITPHIGNDFHRLRVGIGHPGHKSKVSGHVLSKAAPDEQIAIDSALSAAFEALPLLLDGDIEKARSQINGFKLPE, from the coding sequence ATGGCCATAAAGCTTATTGTCGGTCTTGGTAATCCGGGTCAGGAGTATATGTTTACGCGCCATAATGCAGGATTTTGGTTCGTCCATCATTTGGCTCAGCAGTTTAATATCGCCCTCGCCCCCGACAAAAAATTCCACGGTGTCACAGGACGCGGGCAAATTCATGGCTCTGATGTGCGTCTGTTGATGCCGCTGACCTTTATGAATAAGTCAGGTCAGTCGGTTGTGCCCATGGTTAAATTTTATGGCATTGACAATGACGAGCTGTTAATCGCTCATGATGAGCTTGATATTCCCGCTGGCAGCATCAAACTCAAAACCGATGGTGGTCATGGCGGTCATAATGGTCTGCGTGACATCACCCCGCATATTGGCAACGACTTCCATCGTCTGCGTGTGGGCATTGGTCATCCGGGTCACAAATCTAAAGTCAGTGGACATGTTCTCTCAAAAGCTGCGCCAGATGAGCAAATTGCCATTGATAGTGCATTATCTGCCGCTTTTGAAGCCTTACCATTATTATTAGATGGTGATATTGAAAAGGCACGTTCGCAAATTAATGGCTTTAAATTACCTGAATAA